The Williamsia sp. DF01-3 genome has a window encoding:
- a CDS encoding glutamate ABC transporter substrate-binding protein, whose amino-acid sequence MRQNSKHWILLPVLAIVVLCTALTACGNTSPRNLMESIESGSVILGTKFDQPGLGLRHPDKSFTGFDVAVSEYVVNTIAQNNGWKKPKITWRETPSAQRETLIDNGEVDMIAATYSINAARSKKVSFAGPYLINYQGLLVREDDDSITTLTDLNKGKKLCSVTGSTSAQNVKNQLPKIQLQEYDSYSSCVEALRRNKVDALTTDEAILAGFSDFFPDEFKIVDMTYPKDACVTSSGKKSLKKAGTPFSTERYGIGMPKDYPESVTAVNEALESMLAKPADGGESAWEIALRDEIGDSEVDSMIERAQGPDSKYQFTPVPGDLGFLESTSTPCPAELS is encoded by the coding sequence ATCGTGGTGCTCTGCACAGCACTCACCGCATGCGGTAACACCAGCCCGCGCAACCTCATGGAATCGATCGAGAGCGGCTCGGTCATCCTCGGCACCAAGTTCGATCAGCCCGGCTTGGGTCTGCGGCACCCCGACAAGTCGTTCACCGGATTCGATGTCGCCGTGTCCGAGTACGTGGTCAACACCATCGCGCAGAACAACGGATGGAAGAAGCCGAAGATCACATGGCGGGAAACCCCGTCTGCGCAACGCGAGACGCTGATCGACAACGGTGAGGTCGACATGATTGCCGCCACCTACTCGATCAACGCGGCCCGCTCGAAGAAGGTGAGTTTCGCCGGCCCCTATCTGATCAACTATCAGGGGCTGCTGGTCCGTGAGGATGACGACAGCATCACCACGCTCACAGATCTGAACAAAGGCAAGAAGCTGTGTTCGGTGACAGGCTCCACATCGGCCCAGAACGTGAAGAACCAATTGCCCAAGATCCAGCTGCAGGAGTACGACTCGTACTCGTCCTGCGTGGAGGCTCTGCGCCGCAACAAGGTTGACGCCCTCACCACCGACGAGGCCATCCTTGCCGGGTTCTCCGACTTCTTCCCCGATGAGTTCAAGATCGTCGACATGACGTACCCCAAGGACGCGTGTGTGACCTCGAGCGGGAAGAAATCGCTCAAGAAGGCCGGCACCCCGTTCTCGACCGAGCGATATGGCATCGGGATGCCCAAGGACTACCCCGAATCCGTGACAGCGGTGAACGAGGCACTCGAGTCGATGCTGGCAAAGCCCGCCGACGGCGGCGAGTCGGCCTGGGAGATCGCCTTGCGTGACGAAATCGGCGACAGCGAAGTCGATTCGATGATCGAGCGTGCGCAGGGTCCCGATTCCAAATACCAGTTCACCCCCGTGCCAGGAGACCTCGGCTTCCTCGAGTCGACGTCCACCCCATGCCCGGCGGAGCTGTCATGA